The Desulfobulbaceae bacterium genome includes a window with the following:
- a CDS encoding Na(+)/H(+) antiporter subunit D, with the protein MIDSWLHPSLILICGALLLPFIKGMPRKAFLVLVPTLTFINIWQFSPEGTFAVVQFMDWDLTFGRIDRLSQVFAYIMSLMCIIGTIYGLHVEDDLQHIAAWFYVAGSLGAIYAGDYLVLFLFWELMAFSSVFLIWFRRSKKSLSAGLRYLLVHTAGGLILLAGFVLRYKATGDLSFSLMDVKDPQLYTYLIMLGLMLNAAVPPLHSWLPDAYGEATVTGSVFMCAFTTKTAIYALARSCAGMEILIPLGVVMALYGVVYAVLENDCRRLLAWHIISQVGYMVAGVGIGTELAINGACAHAFAHILYKGLLFMGCGSVLHMTGKSKFTELGGLYKKMPRTFVFTMIGGLSISAFPLFSGFVSKSMIVAAGFQEHILWAGFLLTLASAGTFLHTGLKVPYFIWFGKNNCSKETWEKAEDPPWNMQVAMGIASFLCIFIGCYTAYLFGKLPYPVDYHPYTSYHLSESMQILLFTALGFFLLTKKLAPEPKISIDLDWFYRKGGSAFLWIAKKPLQFIDSCVGEIYSVIGLRPLMTVSQFWSWFDWHGIDGVVDGVARSVRSLGATMRHAQSGQLQFNIFWAVTIAASLLLTYVFA; encoded by the coding sequence ATGATTGATTCCTGGCTTCACCCGTCACTTATCCTCATTTGCGGGGCATTATTACTGCCTTTCATCAAGGGGATGCCGCGCAAGGCCTTTCTGGTCTTAGTACCGACGCTTACCTTTATCAATATCTGGCAGTTCAGCCCCGAAGGCACCTTTGCAGTTGTGCAGTTCATGGACTGGGACCTGACCTTTGGACGTATCGATCGCCTCAGTCAGGTGTTTGCCTATATTATGAGTTTGATGTGCATTATCGGCACTATTTACGGTCTCCATGTTGAAGATGATCTGCAACACATTGCTGCCTGGTTTTACGTCGCAGGTTCATTGGGCGCCATCTATGCCGGTGACTATCTGGTGCTATTTTTATTCTGGGAGTTAATGGCCTTTTCCTCTGTATTTTTAATCTGGTTCAGACGGAGCAAAAAATCCCTTTCTGCCGGACTGCGCTATCTACTTGTTCATACCGCTGGCGGCCTTATCTTATTGGCCGGTTTTGTACTACGCTACAAAGCAACAGGAGATCTTTCTTTCTCCCTCATGGATGTTAAAGATCCACAGCTTTACACATATCTTATTATGCTTGGCCTGATGCTTAATGCCGCAGTACCACCGCTTCACTCATGGTTACCAGATGCCTATGGCGAAGCAACGGTTACCGGATCAGTTTTCATGTGTGCTTTTACTACTAAAACAGCAATTTACGCCCTGGCCCGTTCATGTGCCGGAATGGAAATTCTTATTCCACTTGGTGTCGTCATGGCACTCTATGGTGTTGTCTACGCTGTTCTTGAAAATGACTGCCGTCGTCTGCTGGCCTGGCACATTATCAGTCAGGTTGGTTATATGGTCGCCGGTGTCGGTATTGGTACCGAGCTGGCGATCAATGGTGCCTGCGCCCACGCCTTTGCCCATATTCTGTATAAAGGGCTTCTCTTTATGGGCTGTGGTTCTGTTCTACACATGACCGGCAAAAGCAAATTTACCGAGTTAGGCGGTTTATACAAAAAAATGCCGCGAACCTTTGTTTTTACCATGATTGGCGGTCTGTCAATCTCGGCATTTCCCTTATTCTCCGGTTTTGTCAGTAAGTCCATGATTGTTGCGGCTGGATTTCAGGAGCATATCCTCTGGGCCGGTTTTTTACTAACCCTTGCCTCGGCAGGAACATTTCTCCATACCGGCTTAAAGGTTCCTTACTTTATCTGGTTCGGTAAAAACAACTGCAGCAAGGAGACCTGGGAAAAGGCCGAAGATCCACCGTGGAATATGCAGGTTGCCATGGGAATAGCCTCATTTCTCTGTATATTCATAGGCTGTTATACTGCCTATCTGTTCGGGAAATTGCCATACCCAGTTGATTATCACCCATATACATCATACCACCTGTCTGAAAGCATGCAGATTCTGCTCTTTACAGCCCTTGGCTTTTTCTTGCTGACCAAAAAACTGGCTCCAGAGCCAAAAATCAGCATTGATCTTGATTGGTTTTACAGAAAAGGCGGAAGCGCCTTTCTTTGGATAGCTAAAAAACCCCTTCAATTTATTGACTCATGTGTTGGCGAGATATACAGCGTTATCGGCCTTCGACCACTCATGACAGTTTCACAATTCTGGAGCTGGTTTGACTGGCACGGAATAGACGGCGTGGTTGACGGTGTTGCCCGCTCAGTGCGGTCTTTAGGGGCAACAATGCGGCATGCCCAGAGTGGTCAACTGCAATTTAATATATTTTGGGCAGTGACCATTGCTGCATCATTATTACTTACCTACGTATTTGCTTAA
- a CDS encoding monovalent cation/H+ antiporter subunit D family protein, protein MEVSAVPTIIETSKLLWAILVPLAGAFGVMLIGEKRPNLRESCSVIAAVMMFWIISTMVPAVLAGNTLHFQLFKILPGVTLTLRADAFSMIFACAASFLWILAAFYSMGYMRGLKEHAQTRFNACFALSLFGAMGVAFSDNLFTLYLFYEIVSICTYPLVAHHQDEEGYAGARKYIVYLTTTAKAFLLPAMAIIYVLTGTLDFANNISTGIFPPDVNSAIVTMLYIFCIFGFAKNGVMPFHHWLPGAMVAPTPVSALLHAVAVVKVGVFSTTRVMLYVFGVDTMDALNLGIPTAYFVGFTILMASVIALSKTNLKARLAYSTVSQLSYIILGVALLTPAGISGGLIHIANHAFSKITLFFCAGAIYVATHKKDISEMSGLGKTMPFTFAAFGIASLSMIGAPPVAGFVTKWYLLVGSMQAHQIGILLILLSSTLLNVAYFAPITYNAFFGKRPKGEKFEGIKEAPLSMVIPLCIAAFISVLIGIFPGFMMNFVKAVIG, encoded by the coding sequence ATGGAAGTCTCCGCAGTTCCAACTATCATAGAAACAAGCAAGTTACTCTGGGCTATTTTAGTCCCATTGGCGGGCGCCTTTGGTGTTATGCTTATTGGCGAAAAACGGCCGAATCTGCGCGAATCCTGTTCAGTCATCGCGGCGGTAATGATGTTCTGGATCATTTCGACAATGGTACCAGCGGTGCTTGCCGGCAATACGCTCCATTTTCAGCTCTTTAAAATTCTGCCGGGTGTTACGCTAACGCTTCGCGCGGATGCCTTTTCAATGATATTTGCCTGTGCTGCCTCTTTCTTGTGGATCTTAGCAGCATTCTATTCCATGGGCTATATGCGCGGTTTAAAAGAGCATGCCCAAACACGATTCAATGCCTGCTTCGCACTTTCACTTTTTGGAGCGATGGGTGTCGCTTTTTCTGACAATCTTTTCACCCTCTATCTCTTTTATGAAATTGTATCAATCTGCACATACCCCTTAGTTGCCCACCACCAGGACGAAGAAGGCTACGCTGGCGCCAGAAAGTATATTGTTTATTTAACCACAACTGCTAAAGCATTTTTATTGCCTGCCATGGCTATCATTTACGTGCTGACCGGAACTCTTGATTTTGCCAATAATATATCAACAGGTATTTTTCCTCCAGATGTCAACTCGGCAATTGTTACCATGCTCTACATTTTCTGCATTTTCGGTTTTGCAAAAAATGGTGTAATGCCCTTTCATCATTGGCTACCCGGAGCAATGGTCGCACCGACTCCTGTCTCTGCCCTCCTCCATGCGGTTGCGGTTGTAAAAGTTGGTGTTTTTTCCACAACTCGTGTCATGCTCTACGTTTTTGGTGTCGACACCATGGACGCTCTTAACTTGGGCATTCCAACCGCCTATTTTGTTGGTTTTACAATTCTGATGGCCTCAGTAATTGCCCTTTCAAAAACAAACCTCAAGGCCCGACTCGCCTACTCAACCGTAAGCCAGCTCTCCTACATTATTCTCGGAGTGGCACTGCTTACACCTGCTGGAATATCCGGCGGACTTATTCATATAGCTAACCACGCCTTTTCTAAAATCACCCTTTTCTTCTGTGCCGGTGCAATTTATGTCGCTACCCATAAAAAGGATATTTCGGAGATGAGTGGCCTTGGCAAAACCATGCCATTTACCTTCGCCGCCTTCGGTATTGCCTCATTATCGATGATTGGTGCGCCTCCAGTAGCAGGATTTGTGACTAAATGGTACTTGCTGGTTGGTTCCATGCAGGCCCACCAAATCGGCATTTTGCTCATTTTACTGTCCAGTACACTTTTAAATGTCGCCTATTTTGCGCCCATTACCTACAACGCTTTTTTTGGTAAACGACCAAAGGGCGAAAAATTTGAGGGTATAAAGGAAGCACCATTATCAATGGTAATACCACTCTGTATAGCTGCATTTATCTCTGTACTCATTGGCATATTTCCAGGTTTCATGATGAACTTTGTTAAGGCGGTGATAGGATGA
- the nuoK gene encoding NADH-quinone oxidoreductase subunit NuoK: MLEISNDLNTYLLIGAFLFASGFYGLLQRRSLIGMLISSELVLSGASLNFMAFNRFLAPDPTVGQIFTLFIMGIAAAEAAIALSIVIAVYRNFKSIDAEDLTDLKG; the protein is encoded by the coding sequence ATGCTTGAAATCAGCAATGATTTAAACACGTACCTTCTCATTGGAGCATTCCTCTTTGCCTCGGGTTTTTACGGCCTATTACAGCGTAGAAGTCTGATCGGCATGCTCATTTCATCTGAACTTGTCCTTTCCGGGGCCTCTCTTAACTTTATGGCCTTCAACAGATTTCTGGCACCCGATCCGACAGTCGGTCAGATCTTTACACTTTTTATAATGGGTATTGCAGCCGCTGAAGCCGCAATTGCCTTAAGTATTGTTATTGCTGTGTATCGAAACTTTAAATCGATTGACGCAGAAGACCTTACAGACCTTAAAGGCTAG
- a CDS encoding NADH-quinone oxidoreductase subunit J, whose translation MSNALFTAEGLSGLVFLVMVATTVIGALIATNSKRLIRSVAGLSLCFIGVAALFYFLNSPFIAMMEMLIYVGAVCVAIIFAVMLAEPRGDEKPGKQSGIGSFFGFIAAGLVFMGVALIGNKTNWVAAEIKINDGSVTEIGKALLTSYSMVFELISVVLLVAIIGALVLARTGRSKNNA comes from the coding sequence ATGAGTAACGCCTTATTTACAGCAGAAGGTCTTTCCGGCCTGGTTTTTCTAGTAATGGTTGCCACAACGGTTATCGGTGCTCTCATTGCTACTAACTCCAAACGTTTGATTCGCAGCGTTGCGGGCTTAAGCCTCTGTTTTATCGGAGTTGCAGCCCTTTTTTATTTCTTGAACAGCCCCTTTATCGCGATGATGGAGATGCTGATCTATGTTGGTGCGGTTTGCGTCGCCATCATTTTTGCCGTGATGCTTGCCGAACCCCGAGGTGATGAAAAGCCTGGTAAACAGTCCGGCATCGGTTCTTTTTTTGGTTTTATTGCTGCTGGATTGGTGTTTATGGGGGTTGCTTTAATTGGCAACAAAACCAACTGGGTTGCAGCTGAAATAAAGATAAATGACGGCTCGGTTACTGAAATCGGCAAGGCGCTGTTAACTTCTTATTCCATGGTGTTTGAGCTTATTTCGGTGGTATTGCTGGTCGCGATTATTGGAGCACTGGTCTTAGCTCGAACCGGCAGGAGCAAAAATAATGCTTGA
- a CDS encoding NADH-quinone oxidoreductase subunit I, protein MAYFSELFTGTRSLFIGMGITLREFFNTKVTLQYPHEYVKMTPRFRGHIELVKDAETGLTKCIVCGMCQKACPSGCITVEGEKREGVKGKVLTVYTLDFTKCSLCGMCVESCKPGAIDFSKDFNLASTRRSDFVYDLIKRLEEKN, encoded by the coding sequence ATGGCTTATTTTTCTGAACTATTTACCGGAACTCGCAGCTTATTTATTGGAATGGGTATTACCCTGAGAGAGTTTTTTAATACCAAGGTTACCCTGCAGTATCCGCACGAATATGTCAAAATGACGCCTCGGTTCAGAGGACATATTGAACTGGTTAAAGATGCTGAAACCGGCCTGACTAAATGTATTGTCTGTGGTATGTGTCAGAAAGCCTGTCCCTCCGGGTGCATTACGGTCGAAGGCGAAAAACGCGAAGGGGTCAAGGGCAAGGTTCTTACGGTGTACACCTTAGATTTCACAAAATGCAGCCTCTGCGGGATGTGTGTTGAGTCCTGCAAACCTGGTGCAATTGATTTCTCTAAAGATTTTAACTTGGCCAGCACCCGAAGAAGTGATTTTGTTTATGACCTCATAAAAAGGCTCGAGGAAAAGAACTGA
- the nuoH gene encoding NADH-quinone oxidoreductase subunit NuoH translates to MITAELIRLLAFLVGVIAFAALNAAYLVWAERKGAAFFQRRTGPKEVGPHGLLQPLADGVKLMTKQLLVPDGVDPVLFKIAPIMLLVPAIMSFVAIPFGETLAARHIDLGLLMIFAFASVNVLGLLIGGWGSANKYAVIASARVVSQNVAYEIPMLLTAIALVMATNTMNLNEIIIQQGGGIWNWNIIRLTWAASPLTPVAFLIFFTCMLAETNRAPFDMAEAESELVAGTFTEYPGMGFGVFFMGEYANIVIGACLVTILFLGGWQSPLPFLPNSVVWFLMKMYAIIFTVIWIRWTFPRTQFYALLNLSWKYLIPISLLNLIVTAGWLKVF, encoded by the coding sequence ATGATTACAGCTGAACTTATTCGTTTATTAGCTTTCCTGGTGGGTGTCATTGCCTTTGCAGCATTGAATGCCGCTTACCTTGTCTGGGCAGAACGTAAGGGTGCCGCCTTTTTTCAGAGGCGCACCGGACCCAAGGAAGTTGGGCCCCATGGACTGCTGCAGCCTTTAGCTGATGGTGTGAAGCTGATGACCAAACAGCTGCTGGTGCCCGATGGAGTTGACCCTGTACTCTTCAAGATTGCACCCATCATGCTGCTGGTACCAGCGATTATGTCCTTTGTCGCTATCCCTTTTGGCGAAACACTGGCCGCCCGCCACATTGACCTTGGCCTGCTGATGATCTTTGCCTTTGCCTCCGTCAATGTTCTTGGCCTTTTAATTGGTGGTTGGGGTTCCGCCAACAAATACGCAGTTATCGCTTCAGCCCGTGTCGTTTCACAAAATGTCGCCTACGAGATTCCAATGCTTCTGACTGCAATTGCCCTGGTTATGGCAACCAATACCATGAACCTCAATGAGATCATCATTCAGCAAGGCGGCGGCATCTGGAACTGGAACATTATCCGACTTACTTGGGCGGCAAGCCCTTTAACGCCGGTTGCTTTTCTAATCTTCTTCACCTGTATGCTGGCTGAGACAAACCGTGCACCATTTGATATGGCAGAAGCAGAGAGTGAATTGGTAGCAGGTACATTCACAGAGTATCCTGGAATGGGTTTTGGGGTATTTTTCATGGGCGAATACGCCAACATTGTTATTGGCGCCTGTCTTGTTACCATTCTTTTTCTAGGCGGCTGGCAGAGTCCTTTGCCATTCCTGCCCAATAGTGTCGTTTGGTTTCTTATGAAAATGTATGCCATCATTTTCACAGTAATCTGGATCCGCTGGACATTTCCACGTACTCAATTTTACGCACTCTTGAATCTGTCCTGGAAATATCTCATCCCAATTTCACTGCTCAACCTTATTGTGACGGCTGGCTGGTTAAAGGTATTCTAA